Proteins encoded in a region of the Zetaproteobacteria bacterium genome:
- the tmk gene encoding dTMP kinase, with translation MSPWATTSTRTNACWSCCDGSRPPAHGAILLSGGHPRFITFEGGDGCGKSTQMARAAALLRAHDLPVCTTREPGGSPVGREIRRLLLDDAFHPTPPCELLLFLADRAEHVATVIAPALERGAWVLCDRYSDSTLAYQLAARRLGRIEEAAALVRYAEQGISPGCTLWFDLAPEEAMARIAARGAAGEGRIDREGRIDREALAFHRAVHRAFAELHRRHPERIRRVDAGGTIDEVAARVERLLRPLIAGD, from the coding sequence ACGTCAACCCGGACGAATGCCTGCTGGAGCTGCTGTGACGGCAGCCGCCCCCCCGCCCACGGAGCCATCCTGCTGAGCGGCGGCCATCCCCGCTTCATCACATTCGAGGGGGGCGACGGATGCGGCAAGAGCACCCAGATGGCCCGGGCGGCGGCGCTGCTGCGCGCCCATGACCTTCCGGTATGCACCACCCGCGAACCGGGCGGATCCCCCGTCGGGCGGGAGATCCGCCGGCTGCTGCTGGACGACGCCTTCCACCCCACCCCCCCCTGTGAGCTGCTGCTCTTCCTCGCCGACCGGGCCGAGCATGTCGCCACCGTCATCGCGCCGGCGCTCGAGCGGGGCGCCTGGGTGCTGTGCGACCGCTACAGCGACTCCACCCTCGCCTACCAGCTGGCCGCCCGGCGCCTGGGCCGGATCGAGGAGGCCGCCGCACTGGTGCGCTATGCCGAGCAGGGGATCTCCCCCGGCTGCACGCTCTGGTTCGACCTGGCGCCGGAAGAGGCGATGGCGCGCATCGCCGCTCGCGGCGCCGCCGGAGAAGGGAGGATCGACCGGGAGGGGAGGATCGACCGGGAGGCGCTCGCCTTCCACCGGGCGGTCCATCGTGCGTTCGCCGAGCTGCACCGACGCCATCCCGAACGGATCCGCCGCGTCGATGCCGGGGGCACCATCGACGAAGTGGCGGCACGGGTGGAGCGGCTGCTCCGGCCGCTGATCGCAGGAGACTAG
- the holB gene encoding DNA polymerase III subunit delta' codes for MPTAWEIVGHTAVRDTLCNGLGAREGGHHAWLLYGPSGIGKALLAREAASAFLCRGAAPPCGACHSCRLVHAGTHPDLRLLQRPEGKRDLPVEAVREALAFLSLTGHESSRRVLIIDDAETMNRSAANALLKGLEEPQEGAAILLVCGEPNRLPATIRSRCLLQPCHALGEEECRQVLQRMGIAEAALPLALRLARGRPGRVALLRDEGWCRSLQQWERLLEDLPRCDLAEARRLSGGKWNAAALQLVVELAVEAACRRISRLDFARGEALLDGCRRLAELPRRAERQTLRADLALFGAVVELRRLSAGR; via the coding sequence TTGCCGACAGCGTGGGAGATCGTCGGCCACACGGCGGTGCGCGACACGCTGTGCAACGGGCTGGGTGCGCGGGAAGGAGGCCACCACGCCTGGCTCCTCTACGGCCCCTCGGGCATCGGCAAGGCGTTGCTCGCCCGAGAGGCGGCCTCCGCCTTCCTCTGCCGCGGCGCCGCCCCCCCATGCGGCGCGTGCCACAGCTGTCGACTGGTGCACGCCGGAACCCATCCTGACCTCCGGCTGTTGCAGCGCCCGGAGGGCAAGCGCGACCTTCCGGTGGAGGCGGTACGGGAAGCGCTCGCCTTCCTCAGCCTCACCGGTCATGAGAGCAGCCGACGGGTGCTGATCATCGATGATGCCGAAACGATGAACCGGTCGGCGGCCAACGCCCTGCTCAAGGGGCTGGAAGAGCCGCAGGAGGGGGCGGCGATCCTCCTGGTCTGTGGCGAACCGAACCGGTTGCCGGCCACCATCCGTTCCCGCTGTCTGCTGCAGCCGTGCCACGCCCTCGGCGAAGAGGAGTGTCGGCAGGTGCTGCAGCGCATGGGGATCGCGGAGGCAGCCCTGCCGCTGGCCCTGCGGCTGGCCCGCGGCAGACCGGGACGGGTGGCGCTGCTGCGGGATGAGGGGTGGTGCCGGTCGTTGCAGCAGTGGGAGCGGCTGCTCGAAGACCTCCCCCGCTGTGACCTCGCCGAGGCGCGCCGCCTGAGCGGAGGGAAGTGGAACGCGGCGGCACTGCAACTGGTGGTCGAGCTGGCGGTCGAGGCCGCCTGCCGGCGGATTTCCAGGCTCGATTTCGCACGCGGCGAAGCGCTGCTCGACGGCTGCCGCCGGCTGGCCGAGCTGCCCCGCCGGGCGGAACGGCAGACGCTGCGCGCCGATCTCGCCCTCTTCGGCGCGGTGGTCGAACTGCGCCGGCTGTCGGCAGGACGTTGA